In Sphingobacterium sp. PCS056, the following proteins share a genomic window:
- a CDS encoding RNA polymerase sigma factor — protein MNKLYIKKNTKIQITYLNNGIEKGLNFFYQHFYPYCYRRANRAIQDTCIAESITQEAFLRLWLFRENVHSEADIFNFLKTQIRMAVHAYYNKSRNRFHRSLLQLDAFKNQQEFRDEYEPKEECVEDLIDVERLEDENKDKLHKIYTLLPSLNIEQQLFIKLCLQYSFNYERIAYYLGGISDYEVNMQVEKTIGTLRAILNSNQKIGQVSKNPKMIAQGNFTDEQFEIFHMRYELQLSFEQISQQLQLDPTTVKKLFVEAHSKIKPSKQIA, from the coding sequence ATGAACAAACTTTACATTAAAAAAAATACCAAAATTCAAATTACTTATCTGAACAATGGCATAGAGAAGGGACTTAACTTTTTCTACCAGCACTTCTATCCTTATTGCTACCGCAGAGCCAACCGTGCAATACAGGATACATGCATTGCAGAGAGTATCACCCAGGAAGCTTTCTTGCGCTTGTGGCTATTTCGCGAAAATGTACATAGCGAAGCAGATATTTTCAACTTTCTAAAAACTCAGATTCGCATGGCAGTCCATGCATACTACAACAAGTCTAGAAATCGTTTTCACAGAAGTCTTTTACAGCTAGATGCATTCAAAAATCAACAAGAGTTTAGGGACGAATATGAGCCGAAAGAAGAGTGTGTCGAAGACTTGATCGATGTGGAAAGACTAGAGGATGAGAATAAGGATAAACTACATAAAATATACACCCTGTTGCCTTCATTAAATATCGAACAGCAGCTCTTCATTAAACTTTGCCTACAATACAGCTTCAATTATGAACGAATAGCTTATTATCTGGGTGGCATATCGGACTATGAAGTCAATATGCAGGTGGAAAAAACAATTGGAACGCTACGTGCGATCTTAAACAGTAATCAAAAAATAGGTCAGGTGAGCAAAAATCCAAAGATGATAGCGCAAGGAAATTTTACGGATGAACAATTCGAGATATTTCACATGCGCTATGAACTACAGTTGTCTTTCGAGCAAATATCACAACAGCTACAATTAGATCCTACGACCGTTAAAAAGTTATTTGTAGAAGCGCACAGTAAAATAAAACCTAGTAAACAAATTGCTTAA
- a CDS encoding sensor histidine kinase, protein MKPFKTLCINALLITLIISVVITAVNFASDPNFDLRSFVLSKGMLSGFLTGFFLYLINTFLYRQVCQVFPQNSHYVKRILLFIPATAVLTPIVVFIIRFAIIKIAVDQSLLDFVAKQHIGTYFNMTLISIIVSLLIFSFYFYKAYKESQLRKQTALTKSANAQFESLKNQLDPHFLFNSLNVLTSLIEEDPQKAVNFTTSLSRVYRYVLEQKDKSLVEASQEISFARIFLNLLAIRFEGSLEIHIADGDIQQDEQVVPLALQLLIENAIKHNSLSLHNQLHIHIFKEYDRLIIQNNLQEKESINGMGIGLKNIKERYALLTKHPVTVTKTTDHFIVGLPLIKKENKAS, encoded by the coding sequence ATGAAACCTTTTAAAACACTTTGCATAAATGCCCTGCTCATTACGCTCATCATTAGTGTTGTCATTACCGCTGTTAACTTTGCTTCTGATCCTAATTTCGATTTAAGATCTTTTGTCTTATCCAAAGGTATGTTATCAGGATTCTTAACTGGTTTTTTCCTTTATCTTATAAATACCTTTTTATACCGTCAGGTCTGTCAAGTATTTCCACAAAATTCACATTATGTGAAAAGAATATTATTGTTTATACCAGCAACTGCAGTACTGACCCCGATCGTTGTTTTTATCATCAGATTTGCTATCATCAAAATCGCAGTCGATCAGTCTTTACTAGATTTTGTAGCCAAACAACATATTGGGACTTATTTTAATATGACTCTGATCAGTATTATTGTTTCTCTTTTAATATTCAGTTTCTATTTTTATAAAGCTTATAAAGAGAGTCAGCTCAGGAAACAGACCGCACTCACCAAGTCTGCCAATGCTCAATTTGAATCTTTAAAAAATCAGCTAGACCCTCATTTCTTATTCAACAGTCTGAATGTACTCACAAGTTTAATCGAAGAAGATCCGCAAAAAGCGGTTAATTTTACGACTTCCTTATCGAGAGTATACCGTTATGTACTGGAACAAAAAGACAAAAGCCTTGTAGAGGCCAGTCAAGAAATCAGTTTCGCACGCATATTTTTAAATCTCTTGGCGATCCGCTTTGAAGGATCGCTGGAGATTCATATTGCTGATGGAGATATCCAGCAGGATGAACAAGTCGTACCCTTGGCCTTACAGCTTTTAATTGAAAATGCGATCAAGCACAACAGCCTTAGTCTTCATAACCAATTGCATATCCACATTTTTAAAGAATACGACAGGCTTATCATCCAAAACAATTTGCAAGAAAAAGAAAGTATAAACGGTATGGGAATAGGGCTGAAGAATATTAAAGAGCGATATGCACTATTGACCAAGCATCCAGTAACGGTAACCAAAACTACTGATCATTTTATTGTAGGACTCCCATTGATAAAAAAAGAAAATAAAGCATCATGA
- a CDS encoding LytR/AlgR family response regulator transcription factor: protein MNIIIIEDELPSARLLKRKIEKMGYTVQTMLHTVKEAKEWFATHVHPDLILMDIQLSDGLSFEIFEGQTVDSALIFTTAYDEFVLKAFKLNSIDYLLKPIIDEELVFAFNKFLQQFQSRPTFDFAQIKSLLTNEVKHYKERFTIKIGASIKMIETNMISCFYSANKGTYCRCSDQHDYLLDLSLDQIEQLVDPNLFFRINRSQLINIKHIKEIAIHSNSRLRVYLHHDQQTDMIVSREKVNDFKKWLDR from the coding sequence ATGAACATCATCATTATTGAGGACGAATTACCATCTGCACGTTTACTGAAACGAAAGATCGAAAAAATGGGTTATACCGTCCAGACCATGTTACATACTGTTAAAGAAGCGAAAGAATGGTTTGCAACGCATGTTCATCCAGACCTAATTTTGATGGATATCCAACTATCAGATGGGCTATCTTTTGAAATATTTGAAGGGCAAACTGTTGATTCAGCATTGATTTTCACAACGGCATATGATGAATTTGTGCTCAAGGCTTTCAAGCTCAATAGTATTGATTATCTATTAAAACCCATTATCGATGAGGAACTGGTATTTGCTTTCAATAAGTTCTTACAACAATTTCAGTCTCGTCCGACCTTTGATTTTGCTCAGATAAAATCACTATTGACCAATGAGGTCAAGCACTATAAAGAGCGTTTTACGATCAAGATAGGCGCTTCAATTAAAATGATTGAAACAAACATGATCAGTTGCTTTTATAGTGCGAACAAAGGGACTTATTGTCGTTGCTCGGATCAGCACGATTATTTATTAGACCTAAGCTTAGATCAGATCGAGCAGCTCGTAGATCCCAATCTCTTCTTCCGGATCAATCGCAGCCAGTTGATCAATATCAAACATATTAAAGAAATCGCCATTCACAGCAATTCAAGACTACGTGTTTATTTACATCATGATCAACAAACGGATATGATCGTGAGCCGAGAAAAAGTCAATGATTTTAAAAAATGGCTGGATAGATAG
- a CDS encoding aminotransferase class I/II-fold pyridoxal phosphate-dependent enzyme, producing the protein MYRLLATRLMQRSESGFLRALKARAKATDFYSNDYLGMARNQEFHAEVLQAIQDDHTLIGGSTGSRLISGHTQVALETEDFLAQTHHAESALLFPSGYIANLTLFSCLPQKGETVIVDEYIHRSVHDGCMMSTATKWKFKHNNLQDLEDKLKRTQGICYVAIESLYSMEGDFAPLKEIIQLTEKYGASLIVDEAHAFGVFGYGLVHRSDLQNNVFATLVTYGKAMGCHGAAVLCKAIVKSYLINFGSPFIYSTAPTDLTWMQLKMGYQYILNHPSLDDQLQQNIQFFRSQGLPILSAKESPIQALAVKNNEQLLQLRDVLLHKGLQTYAVFSPTVKLGQERLRICLHTFNTKEDIRLLASLIQENLSL; encoded by the coding sequence ATGTATCGTTTATTGGCGACCCGATTGATGCAAAGATCCGAATCAGGATTTTTAAGAGCGCTCAAAGCTCGTGCTAAGGCAACTGACTTTTATAGCAATGACTATCTGGGTATGGCCCGTAACCAAGAGTTCCATGCAGAAGTTTTGCAAGCAATACAAGACGATCATACTTTGATTGGCGGAAGCACGGGATCTAGACTCATCAGCGGTCATACCCAAGTCGCACTTGAAACAGAGGATTTTCTTGCCCAAACTCATCACGCAGAGTCCGCGCTACTATTTCCATCGGGCTATATCGCAAATCTAACTTTATTTTCATGCCTACCACAAAAAGGAGAAACCGTGATTGTCGATGAGTATATCCATCGATCTGTACACGATGGATGTATGATGTCTACCGCAACAAAGTGGAAATTCAAACACAATAATCTTCAAGATCTCGAAGATAAACTCAAACGTACCCAAGGTATCTGCTACGTCGCTATTGAAAGCCTGTATTCTATGGAAGGCGATTTCGCTCCGCTGAAAGAAATAATACAGTTGACTGAAAAATATGGTGCTTCTTTAATCGTCGATGAAGCACACGCTTTTGGAGTATTTGGGTATGGATTGGTTCATCGATCGGATTTACAAAACAACGTTTTCGCGACTCTTGTTACTTATGGCAAAGCAATGGGATGTCATGGAGCTGCGGTACTATGTAAAGCTATCGTCAAATCCTATTTGATCAATTTTGGTTCACCATTTATATACAGTACAGCACCAACAGATCTGACGTGGATGCAGCTAAAAATGGGATATCAGTATATCCTTAATCATCCATCTTTAGATGATCAGCTGCAACAAAATATTCAGTTTTTTCGATCACAGGGTCTCCCGATTCTATCTGCAAAAGAAAGTCCTATTCAAGCACTTGCGGTAAAAAATAATGAGCAACTCTTGCAATTAAGAGACGTCCTATTGCACAAAGGCCTACAGACCTACGCGGTTTTTTCTCCAACAGTAAAATTGGGACAAGAACGTCTGAGGATATGCCTTCATACGTTTAATACGAAAGAAGATATCCGATTGCTGGCATCTCTTATACAAGAAAACCTATCGCTGTGA
- a CDS encoding helix-turn-helix domain-containing protein, producing MSSNNENTIIDIGIRFRKRRDDLRYSQRDVAHMTGLTINTIAAVEKGKGTTIFNFLSICRALKIQPKSIFEKEIDLKPLYDIEPESKRRIETTQKLDDLVYNSDFFDTRRRVSEVLAKLKSDKNDSNKFSVYLTEYCKHDVLEYEKVGNFKLYIKKLK from the coding sequence GTGTCAAGTAATAATGAAAATACAATTATAGATATTGGGATCCGGTTTCGTAAACGAAGAGATGATTTGCGCTACTCTCAACGAGATGTCGCACATATGACCGGACTTACTATCAATACCATTGCTGCGGTTGAAAAAGGAAAGGGTACAACCATCTTCAATTTCTTATCGATCTGCCGTGCCTTAAAGATTCAACCTAAATCAATTTTTGAAAAAGAAATAGATTTAAAACCCTTATATGATATTGAGCCAGAATCTAAACGGCGCATTGAAACAACACAAAAGCTAGATGATTTGGTTTATAATTCTGACTTTTTTGACACCCGAAGACGTGTCTCGGAAGTATTGGCCAAACTGAAATCGGATAAAAATGACAGTAATAAGTTTTCTGTTTACCTAACAGAATATTGTAAGCATGATGTGTTAGAATATGAAAAAGTAGGCAACTTTAAGCTGTATATAAAAAAACTAAAATAA